Within the Deinococcus cellulosilyticus NBRC 106333 = KACC 11606 genome, the region AAATGGCTGTGGCTGCAACTGGTGTGCCTGGGCTTCCAGGTGGTGGTCCTTGGCATTGCGGCCTTCCAGAACTGGGGCTGGGTGCTCAGGTACAGCCTGCCCTTCACCCTGATTGGGGCAGTGCTCGCGGTGATCAATCTGATCAATGGACTTTCTCCTGCCGTCTTCGGGGTGCCAGCAGCAGGCCTGTATCTGAGCATTTTTGTGTTGCTTGCGGTCTTCCAGGTTCCATCCACCGAGCGGCCTGAACAGCAGACCACCAGGCCTCTCCTTGGCCTGGCAAGCCTGACTGCAGTGGTCGCCACGTTGGGAAGCCTGTACTACAGCGAAATCCGGTACTTTGTGCCCTGCACGCTGTGCTGGTACCAGCGCATCCTGATGTACCCGCTGGCCGTATTGCTGCCTCTCGGACTCCTGCAGAAAAATCCCAAAGTGCAGGTGCTGGCCCTGCCCCTCAGCATCATGGGCATGTTGATCGCCACTTACCACGTGATGGAAGAGAAGATTCCGGGGTTCAGCCCCATCAAGGTGTGTGCTCCAGACAATCCCTGCACCACACCCTGGGTGAATTATTTCGGCTGGATCACCATTCCGGTGCTGAGCCTCACGGCTTTTGTCATCATCATCATCTGCATTGTGGTGGCCAACCGGCAGGCCAGAAAAGCCTGAGTGAAATTGTCCACAGGCTTCTGGTCACTTGCCAGGGGCCTGTTTTTCATGCCATTCCTGCCTGAGGATGGCACAATGCACCTCATCTCCCCATTCGCCCTTGAAGATCTCACTCTGAATGAAATGGGCCTCCTGTCGCATCCCCAGACGTTCCATCAGCTTGCGGGAACCGTGGTTTCGGGCATCGGTGCGGGCATAGATGCGGTGAAGGGGCAGGTGGGTGAAGGCATAATCCAGCACGGCATGAATGGCTTCATGGGCAAACCCCTTACCCTGTGACCCTGTGCCAAAGACATAACCCACTTCTGCCTGCTGGTGCTGGAAGCTGCGACAGATCAGGACAGCTTCACCAAGCAGGGTCCCACTCTGCTGTTCCACCACCGCCCAGGAGAAGGCTTTTCCTTCTTCCCATAGGGTGTCCCCCATTTTTCGTTCCAGCGCAGCCCGGTTTTCTTCCAGAGTTCTGGGTTCCCAGAACAGGAAACGCACCACTTCCGGATCGGAATGGATCTGGTGGAACATTTCAAGGTCCTCTGTCCGAAAAGCCCTGAGGTGAAGACGTGAGGTGTGAAGCTCGGGTATGTGTTGTGGCATAAGGACCATTCTTTTCTGCTGGAGTGTGGAACACATCGGCAAAATAGCATAAGGAAAGCTACAGAGGGTTTCGCGTCACCCACCTGCCAAAGTCCAGAGCTGGTCCACTCACAGAATGTCTTTCTGGTGGCGGGTGGGAGTTGCAAGATGCAAACGCCGGTGGACCCCAGAGCTGCCCTGGGGTCCACCGGTGGGTCCACTGAAATCATTTGACTGCTTTTGGTGGGTGCAACACACGAGGGCGGATGCTTTGCTGAAGCAGGTCCCAGAGGATCAGCACCATCACCAGCACCAGCCAGAACCGGGCACCTTCATCGGTGGCAGGCTGGAGGAAGATGTTTCCTTTGATCACCCAGGATGCGAGGAGCAACAAAAAGCCTACGCCTGTTGCTGCATCCATCCTGCGGGTCAGGATCGTCCAGCGTCCCTCACGCCACACCGCAGTGTGGATGGCAAAAGAAGCGGTCCACAGGAAGACAGCCAGCATCCCCTGCACAGGCAGAAAATCCGGGTGGAAAGCCAGCACTGCAGGCAGGACCCCTGGCAGGGATTGGATCAGGGTCGGCAAGAAGACCATCATCAGCACAGCCAGAGCGAACCCCACCAGGCCCACCGTCCACACAGGTCTGGACACCCGATCCGTCTGAAGGCCACGAGGAGACCACTGGGAGTGAAACAGGCCCCGGAGTTTCAGAGAACGCTCCAGCAGAGAAAACATCACCACAAAACCTGGAATCCAGAAAGCGCCAAGTCCAGGTCCAAACCACCAGGCTGCGATGGACTGACCTGCAAACACTGCAGGCAGGGTCAGGGCCCATTGCAAGGCCATTCCAGTCAGGGAGACCAGCAGAAAGGGTCGAAGCTGGTTTCCAGGCAGGAAGGCAGGGACAGCAGGCAGGTACCTCTGGGCCACTTCGGAGGGGTGACCGAAACGCCTCAGCATGTCCAGGGTCATGGAAGCTGTG harbors:
- a CDS encoding disulfide oxidoreductase, which encodes MNIANRLYFSWLLAIVGVLLAAFTPEVSSYLFKPLQAKWLWLQLVCLGFQVVVLGIAAFQNWGWVLRYSLPFTLIGAVLAVINLINGLSPAVFGVPAAGLYLSIFVLLAVFQVPSTERPEQQTTRPLLGLASLTAVVATLGSLYYSEIRYFVPCTLCWYQRILMYPLAVLLPLGLLQKNPKVQVLALPLSIMGMLIATYHVMEEKIPGFSPIKVCAPDNPCTTPWVNYFGWITIPVLSLTAFVIIIICIVVANRQARKA
- a CDS encoding GNAT family N-acetyltransferase, with the translated sequence MCSTLQQKRMVLMPQHIPELHTSRLHLRAFRTEDLEMFHQIHSDPEVVRFLFWEPRTLEENRAALERKMGDTLWEEGKAFSWAVVEQQSGTLLGEAVLICRSFQHQQAEVGYVFGTGSQGKGFAHEAIHAVLDYAFTHLPLHRIYARTDARNHGSRKLMERLGMRQEAHFIQSEIFKGEWGDEVHCAILRQEWHEKQAPGK